DNA from Desulfomicrobium macestii:
GCATCATTGTTCTTTCGAGAGGCGGTCTGAAGCTCAAAGCCAGATATTTCGATATATTGAAGGTTTTTATAATCGTCGGCGCAGGCATTCGTCGACTGGTTACCAAGCGCCTGAGGAATATGAACGGCTGTTTATCAAGATAGCTGTTTAGGGAAATGAACGTGTCCTCTATTGCGAAGACAGGTCACCTCGAAACTCCCTCGCGGGCCTCGTACGGCGGAATCGTTGCGTGCAGGTCGCACGAGTGAGGCAGTGCGGCCGGCAACGATTTCGCCGTACGAGGCCAGGCTCGGTCAGACAGTCGAGGCAACCTGCCCGAACCAACCCGCCCCGCCACGGCACTGCGATGCTATGAATTTCCGAAAGAACACTGCGATCCAAGCGGTACTTCCATGCTTCGGTCCTTCGGCATCACGATGCGTCATCCCCGCGAAGGCGGGGATCCATCCGGCGTTGTTGTGAGAGGGCGCGGTTTTTCGCTTGTTTGGAGTGTGACGGGTCGGGTTGGCCCGGTCAGGCCGCCTCGAAACTCCCTCGCGGGCCTCGTACGGCGGAATCGTTGCGTGCAGGTCGCACGAGTGAGGCAGTGCGGCCGGCAACGATTTCGCCAACGATGCCAGGCTCGGTCAGACAGTCGAGGCAACCTGCCCGAACCAACCCGCCCCGCCACGGCACTGCGATGCTATGAATTACCGAAAGAACACTGCGATCCAAGCGGTACTTCCATGCTTCGGTCCTTCGGCATCACGATGCGTCATCCCCGCGAAGGCGGGGATCCATCCGGCGTTGTTGTGAGAGGGCGCGGTTTTTCGCTTGTTTGGAGTGTGACGGGTCGGGTTGGCCCGGTCAGGTCGCCTCGAAACTCCCTCTCGGGCCTCGTACGGCGGAATCGTTGCGTGCAGGTCGCACGAGCGAGGCAGTGCGGCCAGCAACGATTTCGCCAACGATGCCAGGCTCGGTCAGACAGTCGAGGCAACCTGCCCGAACCAACCCGCCCCGCCACGGCACTGCGATGCTATTAATTTCTGGAAGAACGCTGCGATATCCCCGCGGCACGTTTATGCTTCGGTCCTTCGGCATCACGACGTGTCATCCCCGCGAAGGCG
Protein-coding regions in this window:
- a CDS encoding IS3 family transposase, with product HHCSFERRSEAQSQIFRYIEGFYNRRRRHSSTGYQAPEEYERLFIKIAV